gaacaatgggcaaaaatgtcactctctagatgtgcaaagctggtagagacatccacaaaaaggaggttctacaaagtattgactcggggggcgtGGGACTGAATGTAAATGCACGCCAGactattcacatatttatttgtaaataaaattaaaaccatttatcattttcctttcacttcacaattatgtgccactttgtgttggtctatcacataaaatacatttacgtttttgattgtaacatgacaaaatttggaaaatgtcaaggggtatgaatactttttcaagacactgtatctAACTTGCTCAATCTGGTACATCTCATCCAAACTATTTGTTTTTCAATATGTTGAaatcaataaaaaagaaaaaaaaaaacataattgcaaACATAGTTTATTTATTCTATTTAAGAAAGATTTTAACAAaagtttttaccaaagaaattttTATTTGACACAGAAACCATCACAAAAAATGTTACAAAACTACAGTATCTTTGTTGTCATAATGGCAAAAACAACATGTCTAACTTTGTAAACATTGAACTTACTTTAGTATTaatgtatggattttttttttatatataagcaAGGTATAGTAAATAGTCTGTTCAATGCAGAACTACGTTATTTAAAGGCCAGTGCTAGCCAAGCCTTTTggccttatgcctagtacacacgatgagaataTCTGACAAATgattgtccgtttttttttgcatgctagtctcatatcgaaaacaaataggttactaaagttatgaaATTCTCATAAGTCAGAATACAACTTCGGAAattatgtaatgtattgtattctTTCGTTTCCGAGCATACATGGTCTTGGTCACACAATTTTTTTCGTAGACATACAATACTAATTACAAGAAAATTGTTTGTTCTGTTATCTTACGAGAACATTTTTCGTGCTTGCCCCTTTAGATATTTTTGCATAAACTGTCGTGATCAGCTCTCAAAAGCTGTGTATTAATGAATAGATTATTGGACAATCGGTCCTAGTTTTTTTCCATCCGATATTCTCACAGTGTGTACTGGGCATTAAAAACaacatgtaaaaatgtaaacTGAACCAATCTGCTCACCTAACTTTCTAAAGTGGCTACTCTTATTATTGAATTAAATTTTGGAGAGTCCCAGAATCCCCTAAATCCATGTGTTTTGGTATACCAATACCAACCAACCATTGCTGACCTGAAGCCCTGTCTTTCAGAACTTTGCATTTCTAATAGGCAGCGATTTCACCCTTTGAATTTGGTGGGCAAAAAGCAAGCACAAGTTTTTTTGGAGCAGAAGGATCCAAGATCAACCATGCAAGCTGTGTCTGACATTGGCATAAGAAAGTGCATGGATTTTGGGCACCCTAGCTCCTCCAAATGTACCGTGCAAAAAAAACGGGAGACTTGGACATAATTTAGGAAGTAAGTGAGCACAAAGACTTAGTTTCATGAAGCCCCGGTTCACATCGGTGTGATTTGTCATGCGGTTTGACAGATCCAAATttcatgacaagtcacaccctattgtcggcaatggaaCTGTGTGACTTCGACTTTGCGATGCCGCACcaatttgaaaaagtagttcctgcactatttttagcgATTTTAGGttcgacttgcatagacatcatgcggctttgaaattgtgtgcTTTTAAATGAAGACACATTcattgtgaaccagggctaaagcattattaaacccaaaagaaagcatttattatattgcaggttaccaattcttagatgagaTGGTtgtatttgtttccttttttttggctttctttcctttatattTATCTGGTGATCTAGCCAGCAAGTCTATTGTTTTTCACAAGCTCTCCAGCATAATTTATCTGCTTACATGGATGGGATaaaccacttaacactggcaAGGGTAATTATAATGatttagcttttatttttttcatggaaaACCTTTATCCCCAAAGGATAaaatgtaactgattataaagtgtgaactGGAGCCTggtttcaatttgttagtgtatctaaatctgctaatacatttaacaccccctccccagactgacaatgctactgTCTGCTGTGTGTCCTGTGCTCATTCCTTCAGAGTTTtgtctcactaatacaggaggtgttactggccagatcactaggtgaaagcagaggggaaaaaagccaacgaaaagaaaactgatgcagccaccacatctaatgattggtaaggtacaaaataataaatttttggtttggggtttaatattactttaagggTGCTAGTTTATATAAAGGATAAGCTcaccttttaacaaaaaaatatattttttttgcaggtaaaaaatgtgtatttattattttttgttgctggaggctctaaagcattgcaccagccaTCAGCAGATTGCTGATGTCATGCACATTTCCTGcagacctgtcagtgtatctTTGTGCCCTTACATCGTACTGGCAAGCAGATATAATCTGACAGGAAGCATGAACTACCAGAGCGCTGCAAAGCGTCCTGGCAGttaattgaaaactacaagctgacagcagCAAAGGCTGCCAGGACTcgtagttttccattcacagaggactgtgaatgagtgacgcagcccggggggggggggggggggggagatcctaGCTAGCTGTCAAATTGTGGatctggggggagtggggggcgtgttacaccctgaatatgggcgtaacatgttacaaaaggtgaacttatcctttaatttaAATATGtttcatttatttcacttataGAGCTAAGTGTAATTTCTCAAATTGCGAAAGGACACATTCTTTGAATGTTAAGCTCATGAAATGTACATTCTTCCTCAACATTAGTAACTGATAAAAGGTGACGAACGAATAAATATGACAGTCACATTCACTGCAATCTAAATCTAATGCAGTACATTTAAGGACATGTAAAGAATAAACCAGTAAAACACTGCAATTCTATTAAAGTTAACTTAAaccttatatttaaaaaaagtataaataaagtaaatGTGCACGCCtgagggttgttttttttttcctcacagaaAGTgcaaacatcaaaaaaaaaaaaaaaagttttgtcaatgcagaacaaagtaATACGATTTTTGCACataccataaaatccttttcttggagtctaTTGAAGAACACAAATTCTTAGATAGTCAGGAATTTCTGCCAAGAGCATGAAATAAAGACAGAGCTTAGTCCCTCAATGGCCAACAAAAAGATTTATATTATGTGAAAATAAACTGTTTTCTTTATCCGATAGGAAATCTTAGACAGTCGGATCATCCAAAGCAGTCCAACAGAGGGGGGAAATTGTAACGAAAGCCAAcaggctaaagaaaaaaaaattaaaattagggAGCTGCCTCAAGGACCCAATGCATAAAGCTGGACATGAGCTCTGAAAAGTTTTGAAAACAGAAGATTTAGCATAAAAAGCAAATGATGCAAAAAAGCAATCACAAATCCAGTAGCGTAAGCCTTGACAGGAAAGGGTAGAACCCATTCCTAAGACTAGAAGATCATAGGATGGTCAGCTTGAGACACCTAgcaaaggagaaaagaaaagctGGTAAACTCTAAAGGGCCCatctgaaaaacaaaaagaaaatcggCCTTTCTGAAAAAGCATGGGTTGAGAGATAGGAATCCACACGCAGGCAATGGAGATATAAATTTTCTTTAGTAAACTGGAagcagagaggggggtgggagaaTATTGTTCTGATTGAGTTGAAAGACCAAAACTACCTAGGGCAAAAAGGAAGTCCACCCTGCCCCTAGGAAAAATAATTTCCTTGCAGGAAAAGGTCACCAGTTTAGACATTTATCCTGCAGTAGTGATGGCTACAAAATAGCACCACCTGTGGTCAAAGCAGATCGGAATGTCCGATTTAGATGCCATGGACTCACAGGGGAACAAAGAGTGGTAACTAGGTGACCCCCTGGACAAAGATCTAATTCAAAGAGTGAAAGACAATGGTCACTGAAGCAAAACAGAGCAGGCAGAGACCTGGCCTTAGAAAATTCTGAGAGCCAAACGCTGATTCAGTCTTTCTAGCTCTCATCATAGTATGAAACACAAATTCCAAGATGCCCCTTAGAACTGTTAAAACCAGACACAGTGAAGCACAATGGCAAAAACAGTCCTTTAGACAAAAGATCTTTACATTTTGACAGGGCCCATGAAGTTTCTGCTAGGTGTCTTACCAGGCCAATTTATCGCATGTACCTGGATCTACACGGAGCAATGAGGATTACTGGAAAGCTCTTTCTATCACCCAAAGCAAATGAAGAAAAAGATGTGTATTCTGATCCCACAGAGTCCCTGAAGCATCTACTGCTAGCACTAGAGGATCCCTTACCTGGAGGACAAACCTATCTGTTGAATCTAAAAATGAGGAGAGCCACATCTGGTGCCCCCTATTAGGGATACAGGTCTTGACAGAACTTCAAGTGTAGGGACCGCTCCCTGGTCTGTGTACTCCTGGCAGACAAATATAGAACGGGAAGGTCAGATCAGGACAGGAATCAATCTACTTCTCCTGCTATGGTGAGACTTCTAGTCACTCCCAAATGGATAATGCACGAGACCACCGTAGCATTGTCTGACTGAACCTGGATAAGGTGACCCTCCAACAGGACAGTCCAACACTGCAGAAACAGCCAATTTGTCCGAAGCTCCAAAGCGTTGAAAGGAAACACATGAACTCTCCTGAGAACATTAACAAAAAATGTAAGCGTTGTGGGCAGGGTTATCCTGTACTAGCCAACAGATTTTTTTGTTATCACGGTCCATTTCTCCTGTAGGTGGCTGTACAATCTGACTGTCTAAAAATTCTAAGAGTTTCTGGGTCCCTCAAtagacgataaagaaaatagaattttttctAATCTCCCCTTCCAGCAGCGTATGCTTTTCAGGTATGGCAAAGCATGTGACCCACTATATGTGACTGTGTTGGTTCAGTCAACACTATCACACATGTCCATAGTCGTATTTAAGCTACAACTTTACACAAGGTGGTGCCTCTTTTCCCAGCTGGAAATGTGCTGTTGAGGAGGAGGGATTAAATTTAGCCTGTTTCCTTGCCCTGAATAAGCAAAGAATTGGTTTACTTTAAAAAGACTATGAACCCATTGCTTAGTGCAAAAATTAAAGTATCTATTCCAACTTATTATATAGAATATtaagaaatagtgtccccattgTATGGTGTTTTGTGCACAGATCTGAACTATTTTAAATAAGAGTAAAAAGTGTTCATATTAGCAGATATCAAGTGAAGCTATGCAGCCCATTGTAAACTACTAACCTTACATGAGCATATAATTTAGCATTGTCTTTAAAAAGATGACTTTGTTACACATGTAATTGCTATGCTTACTAATAATGCATGAGCTTACGTGAATTCTCATGCcctgtcgttttttattttatttattaaaaaaatatcaagaaaaaGGCAGACGAGCAGGTTAAGACGAAGAGTGGCCCGATACATGTTGCATATCCAAGCTTAAACACCAACCCCAGTCTGAAGTAAAATACAGAATTACAATGGGTAGCCatcaactttttaaaaaaaaagtcacaatgGCCAACAGAAATTGTATGCGTAAAAGGATAAAGTACCTGTTATTGCAAATACAAATTATAAGAAAACTATAATTACGTGCTAAGGGCATGTAATCGAATAAACACAAACTGAATAATACTGTGCACATCTATATCCATGGCAGCATTAACTGCTATGCAGAAAACGAATTAAGATCTATGCCCTTCTTTTTGTATTGTTACTTATCACATTTAGTGTAGAAAAGGAAAGTAATGATAATCTGTGTGTGGTGTCCGAGTAGCAGTAAAATCATGACCTAACCCACATTCTAAGGTTGCCCTGCGATCCATAGTGTAAGCACCTTAAGGTAATCCTTAGAGCGCACTGTGACACCTAATACCTGGATTTCTCTATTTACACaaacagttgccaacatttttgCGGTTGAGGGCGGACCTCCTTCCCTCCCTTTCTCCTTCCCTCAGCAACTTCCTACTAGATGGGAAATTGTGTTGTTTCATATTTGGCGAATAGTTACTAGTTTAGCAcaaaagaaacacatttttggAATTCAATGTCCCCTGAAGATATGTTAGGATTTTCTGTACTATGGGCCTAAGAACAGTGAGCCCACATCATTCACCTTAAATATTGCTGTAAACaatttattatattaatataatGTTATGCAATTAAAATGAACAAGAATCAATACAAAAACAGCTCCTATACAAGCAATGTGCATTAACTTTCATTGGAAAGGTTAACAAAACATTAATAACATAAGTTAATTCGTTTTTTGTTAGACTTTAGTATTTCAGATGTTGCTGCTGTTGTTCCTTTCACCAAGTAGAGTGGCTAATGAGTCCAACTTAGATAACTGTTCTGTGAGCAGTTCATTTTGTCTACACATGAAATTTAATTGTTGCTGTCTATAGATCTGAGTGGTTGCAATTTGTTGCTCATACAAGCCATTAAATTTGGCGAGGTGATTGTTTAAAACGTCAAGTCTACTCATTAAACATTTGCGAtggctttttttttgtcctgcaatCTTTCACTTTGTGGAACATCAAACACATACTGCTGATGATCCATATTTCTTGtaccatatactgtatgtctgtGTAATGGAGGAGCTGGAGGAACAGCAGTATCTGTAACATCAGAATCAGATACTCCAGCACTTTCTGTTGCAACAGAGTTAGCACAGTTAGTAAAAGGTTCTGCTGCAGAGGAGTTACCAACTAGAGAGTGAGAAGAGTGCTGTTGATAAAAAGTTATGGGGGCATCCATGTTTGTGGTGTTGTCATCTTCATCTGTGTCCAGATCTAACCCCTGACCAGTTACAGAAAGTCCACTCTCACTTGAGTTTTCGGAGTACAACAGTAATGTTCCAGGTTGCTCTGTTTAGGGAATAGCAAAAATGGAGTGGTTCATTttcaaattcattaaagtgtatgaagccaaaattattTGGATGGTGTAGTAAAGTTATAATCCCTATCAGAGTTTTATTGCTGTCCGTGTTTCTGCTGGGGAGACCCActttctctctatttgtcctagtgACCCTTTTTACCGGGACTAAAACTGAGCGAAAATCAAAAATTTCTCTTCATAACAGGAAGCGGGTACATTTTGTATTTGGGACACTTTGgtgctgatttactaaagtcaaataggctgtgcactttgcaaactgcagttgcactttgcaagagcagttactccagagattagtaaatgatcagaagctctgttgacttccatcaatcatgtgcaaacaaaaatgcattttttttccttgcatgtgcacagcctatttgcctaaAGTAAATCAACCCTTTTGAAGGTAATGTGCTCTTAGCTGGCACCATATACTTTGGGGATATTTTCTCTTACTTCAATTTGTGTCTAATGGACAGGAAATTAATGGCAATCACCCCAATGGCATacatgtggcaaaaaaaaaactgacaggtattTTAACTAGGCAAATATCAAACAGGTAATactcagtggggttgatttattaaaactggagagtgcaaaatctggtgcagctctgcataattaccaatcagcttccagtttatttttattttttgatcaaaaCTTAAATGAAGAAGCTGAAGGTAAAAtcagattggctaccatgcacaactgcaccagattttccactctatgatctacattttaaaaaacacagtacaatagaAATCAGGGATGCATATCTTTACTACAATGCATAATAGCTGCACTCTTTTTTGGAAATAAACACAGGCACCCTCGGTATCTGTGGCTAAAGAAGGTTAATTAAATCAATGTGAAAAAACAAAGTAGGGGTATAGGAGTTCCTACAAAAGTGGGAATAAAACACAACCTAAAATGAtaatataaaaatgatatatattttacCATTTGAAGTGAGGTTTTATACCTACTTTGTGTTTTGATATTTGGACTGGGTATGATGATGTGCACAGAATGGTGCAATATTGGAATTTAATAATGTTGTCCTAGGATACCACCTTTTGTTACTAATCAAATCATTGAGCTGGAAGACTTGATGGCAACCGAgaaaggccttaggccccgtacacacgaccggttttctcggcagaattcagcaagaaactcgatgggagacatattctgccgagaaaaccggtcgtgtgtacacttttcgccgaggaaaccgacgaggatctcgtcgggccaaaaagagaacatgttctctatttcctcgttagtcaatgggaaaagttggctcgccgagatcctcggcggcttcacaaggaactcgacgagcaaaacgatgtgttttgcccgtcgagtttctcggacgtgtgtacggggcctaagagagacATTTCTTAAGAAATGGTATTACTGGCATGAGTTTAGATACTCCAGTGAGTATGTGTCTATGGTACGTTAACTCTGGTCCTAAACCCTGGCATCAATAGGGGGCAATGGGGGGGACGAGGAGTGAAGAGAGAGTGTTTTCCCTGCTCTTTCATCCTCCTTGTAATCAATGGCTCTCCGTGATCCGGACTGATGTCCCTTTGACAGATGCCGCTAatctgctttttatttttctcctcctGCAATCTTCTGTTTATATTACGTAATCAGCTGCCTGGGATCGACCACTTACTCCGATCTGAAAAAAAAGCAGGGTATAGGGAACCCTACAAttctttttgtttcctttttaccAACTGAATCCGTTTACCttgttcttttttgttattttgttgaCCCTATTTGTGTCCCAGATGGGGTGGTCTTGGTTCCCACAGTATTGTAAGATTTTCTTGTTATACCCCCTGTGATACGTGCAAACATTACTGTATGATATGTTCTCTGTACTTCTGTCTttggataaagaaaaaaaaaatagctgctaTCACAGCTTGCATAATTGTTGGCTTGTATGGTTTCCAGTAATGTAGGAATTCTGGACATAAAATTAACTTAGCTCTGTAAATTGCCTCTATAGGAAAACTAACAAACCGTAAGCAGAGGTTACCTTCAGTGAAAACTTCATGTCAAAACGTTAAGTGGATCCACAGATAGGGGCTGAGAACAAGCTTGAGATTTTTTCCTGTGAAAGTGAAGCTCAGTCATGCAACCCCTATCATCACCCTATGTGTCTTATTGGTCTCCTTTAATGCAACTGTTAGCTTTATGGACCAATAGAGAGGCTTGAGGAGGCTAAAGGAGGCAAGGAAATGCTCCACTTTTACAGGACATCTTCTGTAGAGTGCTTACAAAAGCACAATCTATCATGTCCGACTCCTGGAAGTCATGAAAACACTGCTGGGCAACGTAGTGTGCATCGGGTCTCATATGGCTAATGCAATAATTGATGAAGACAGTACCTGGTAAAGGAATAttcaagaaataataataaaaaaaaaagaaagtacatTGACATGTTTAaatattaaggttaaaaaaaaaaagcaaaacaaagttATTGTGCAACTTACCTTTAATATGTTTTGAGGAATCATAGCCTCCGTCTATTCCAATAAATGATTCCTTATAAATATATGGTTTTAGCAATTCCTCATAGTCATGAtagaatattttatttcctagtatACCAACACCTGATCTCCTACAGACAAATAAGAAAAAGTGAGAGGAAACTTTtaggtaattaaaaaaataaacaaaaacaaaataagaaattACGTATAATATAAGGATTATTTGAAAATGTGAATTACCTGCTTTGCTGTTCATCTGACATTTTCTTTCTCAAAGCAAATTTAATGTCATGAAATCTTTTTTTGACATGTTCGTGGTGCCTAGGATAAACACCCAAGCTATTGACTGCAGCAGTGATTTttagccaggctgcatgcttccaGGCAGGATCTGTGGTGGCCAAGTTGTTGCCAGCGAGTTTATGAAAAACCGGTATTAGATTCTCCACAAGGACCAAGTTTTCCTGTGCAGTAAATTTTGCATTTCTGAGGCGATGTCTAGggtccagaggtttctttttcctGTGATGTTTTTCATTCATTAGTTCCCTCTCAAAATCAGATATATCGTTGTCCTCATTAGCTCGCCTTTTGATGTTCCTATGTCCTACTGCTGCTTTTCTTGAGGTGTTAACCACTTTATTTTCTCCAATTTGTGCAAGAGTGGTTTCAATTCTACAAGTGTCTACAATTGGAATTAACTGTGTTGCCGTCTGAAAAAACATTGATAAGAAAGCTTTTAAATGTTACATCAAATGCTCTCTTAAGATGTttttacaaatatttaaaaaatgacatatatcAAGAAGACACTAAGGCTGGGTTCGCTCTAGTGAGAATTGGATGCAAGTTTCCCCTCATCCAATTCACATGTCAGGAGACTGTAAATGGCTCTCAATGGAGCAGGTTCACACAGCTCTGGGATGGTTGCGGAGCGATTTGCAGAAGAGTCCTGTGCGTATTCTGATCAATTTCACGTCCGAATTCAGTCAAACATTCGGACCCCCAATTCGacccctgaaacagagaacagggacgcaccggaccccctgctgcgaATCGCTCTGCAcaacagtgtgaaccaagccttagaaggctataagcaaaaaaaattaaaatagctTCTGCTATCAGTCAaacccagtgagccaatgaggatagagcggggggggggggtgcataacAGACTGCTTACCAGACACGTTGAACCCAACTAGGCATACACCCGGGTGAGAAGTATGTCAGCATACACAGCTTCCAATGTGGACATATGAAGCAGAGGTCCATCACACTATTGTCGCCAATAGGTCTCAACCAAGGATGTAGTGACCAAAACTCAAAGGCAATTCATCCAAATAGTACATTGATAAAAATggacactcacatttgagaaggTGTTAAAAGCATGTAAATCAAATAATCGCAGTGGCTTTGGCAGAGTCGGTCCCGACGCGTTTCATTTTGAAAAGTGTGTATGCTGACATACTTTGTTTCATGTAAATGTGTTATAGTTTATAACGTATCAGTCACATTGAGTGTCATTATTAGattaattttttatatgtttttttgaacTTTAGAATCTCCGCTATCAGCTTTTGTCTGAACAGCAGGAGCCCTACTCTTTTCAATCACTTGATTTAGCACTGCACTATACCGTTTTTACTTTCAAACAAGAAGAAGAGTatgggggctgctctgtacaaaaccattgcacaaagcaggtaagtatgacatgtttgtctttttgtttttttaaaagccaaaattcttactttaagctttgacaaaaaaaaaaaggaagctgattggtttctatgtgaagctgaccagattttatactctcccactagtaaatcaaccacaatgaCAACAACCAGCCAGGTTTTATCATTGAAATTAAAGCAAACTTTACTCCCAATCAACATTAACTAGTTTTAATCTTTATGCTGCTAGAATTAGTAACAAGATAAGAagaaatattatatatacttgttttaatttttatttttacatttcttcagttgcacCTTTTGTTTCTGGTCTAGGCCAAAATGACGGGGGATTTTTTCTTTCctctggaggaggggggaggggctattTCAGCTAAGTACGCACACTCCTGCCTGCATACCTAAGCTAAAGGCAGGTGGTACCCAGGAAGTAAAGGCTTTGGGAATTGTCTGCCCATACTCAAGATTGCCACAGCTAGAAATGCTGGGTTGGCGGTATTGTTTTCCAAAGTGATTTCACAACaacataaagcatggagacaaggATGGGTATATATGATGAGCTTTAGCTGTCACAAAGGTGATAGCTGCACAAGAGATTTTATACATTTCAATAAACAAGTTAATTTGGACAATttatatacaatacatttttgtagGAGTAAATTACCTTTCTGTTATTGAGGTAAGAAGTAGGTAAGTTACCATTAACTTCCACTTTGGCTACAGCTGCTACTGATCTTGAACAATTAGGGGAGTTATGATGCTCTTCAACAACCACATTTTTACCTTGTTGTGAATGCATTTTAGAAAGTattaaaagttatttttaaagtagtcaccctcccctccccttcccctttaaATACATGTAAACTAAAAGCAGATCTCAGATCACCAGCTGTGACGCCATAGACCGCTCACAATTTAAGTCCTTGCAACACCACCCAGCTCAACAAATGCCATGGTAGAAATTATtggccaaacagtgactgcatgtTATCACATGCAGTTTCTGTTCTTTTTTCTCAGGCAACTGTGAATATGCCTGTTCAGCATGGATGAGGGGATTGATTGATTTACTCTCGTTCAGCCACAGGCTAAACAAGAGAAAATCTAGTTGTGTATGGCCAACTTATttttccagtgttttttttttgtctgtctggATTTTTATGTCTGGAAAAGTGTTCATTTAGGCCATAGCTACTAGAAAAACATGTACATATATGGAAGGAGCACCAGaccaaaagacacaagtccaaattAATGTATTGATATTGTGTTAAAAGACAGCCAGAGCAATTGGGGGTCAAAGAAACTCCCCATTCATCAGGGCTTTAGTTAAAAATGAGAACCTTGAGTGGACTTAAAGTAAGGCTTTCCTGTTTGAATCTGTGCAGGGAAGCTCACTGCCGGATTGGGATTCCTGCATTTATTATGAGGGCTGCTCTTCATGCTTATATCTAGACTCTTCTATATATTTATTGATGCTTGTTGCCTTATGGGATCCGGACTTTTCATCTACTACTTACCATGAGATATACCACATCTGGGATAATTCCTCCAGTCAATGTTATTGTAGCATTTGTATCTTTGCACCTTCTGCTCCTGAGGAAGCAGAACTACACAAAACATTTCAAGCTTTATGTGAAGAGGTggtggaggtaaaaaaaaaaatagaaccactttcagcttgttcaattaagttttgacaatacaacctagaagctgactggttgctatgcacagctgcactagattctgtgtgcaccagttttagtaaatctcccccttagTCGGTGGCACTGTTTCGCTTTTCATTTAtgttttacatatactgtatgtgagtcTGCAAGCGGGAGTAGCCCCAATCCTGCCACCTGGAAAGAATCTGCTGATGCTGACCGTGTTTATCCTTTACAATTATGGAGGAATATAGACTTTTGGATTATGGACTTGTATAAGATTATGTCACACTTATAATTTCCCTTATCTT
The Rana temporaria chromosome 6, aRanTem1.1, whole genome shotgun sequence DNA segment above includes these coding regions:
- the LOC120943665 gene encoding uncharacterized protein LOC120943665 isoform X1; the protein is MIDSSIPKCELNDVTSAAKEMSQDNPQPKKSTVGSQDRSSSREKKSLYSNIGLHTENRNRQTATQLIPIVDTCRIETTLAQIGENKVVNTSRKAAVGHRNIKRRANEDNDISDFERELMNEKHHRKKKPLDPRHRLRNAKFTAQENLVLVENLIPVFHKLAGNNLATTDPAWKHAAWLKITAAVNSLGVYPRHHEHVKKRFHDIKFALRKKMSDEQQSRRSGVGILGNKIFYHDYEELLKPYIYKESFIGIDGGYDSSKHIKEQPGTLLLYSENSSESGLSVTGQGLDLDTDEDDNTTNMDAPITFYQQHSSHSLVGNSSAAEPFTNCANSVATESAGVSDSDVTDTAVPPAPPLHRHTVYGTRNMDHQQYVFDVPQSERLQDKKKAIANV
- the LOC120943665 gene encoding uncharacterized protein LOC120943665 isoform X2, with the protein product MIDSSIPKCELNDVTSAAKEMSQDNPQPKKSTVGSQDRSSSREKKSLYSNIGLHTENRNRQTATQLIPIVDTCRIETTLAQIGENKVVNTSRKAAVGHRNIKRRANEDNDISDFERELMNEKHHRKKKPLDPRHRLRNAKFTAQENLVLVENLIPVFHKLAGNNLATTDPAWKHAAWLKITAAVNSLGVYPRHHEHVKKRFHDIKFALRKKMSDEQQSRRSGVGILGNKIFYHDYEELLKPYIYKESFIGIDGGYDSSKHIKGTVFINYCISHMRPDAHYVAQQCFHDFQESDMIDCAFVSTLQKMSCKSGAFPCLL